Proteins from a genomic interval of Gemmatimonadota bacterium:
- a CDS encoding cytochrome C oxidase subunit II: MPNWYLEQASTYAGQIDNVILIVLILAGIGFIAAEVLFFWLIWKFRASNGTPARYLQGKDGTDKTVKRWVTYPHFVILFFDVVIIVFSVIAWRNVKMVLPEADSEIRVIGQQWAWTFQHPGLDNELDTEDDIFTVDELHIEVDKIYHFHLESRDALHSFSVPVFRLKQDAIPGRSITGWFEATNTGEHDIQCAEICGIGHGVMRGRIHIEDANRHSEWLAANSTGTIP; encoded by the coding sequence ATGCCTAACTGGTATCTGGAGCAGGCGTCCACGTACGCCGGACAGATCGACAACGTCATCCTCATCGTTCTCATCCTCGCGGGGATAGGCTTCATCGCTGCCGAGGTCCTCTTTTTCTGGCTCATCTGGAAGTTCAGGGCGAGCAATGGAACGCCCGCCCGGTACCTCCAGGGCAAGGACGGCACCGACAAGACGGTGAAACGCTGGGTGACCTATCCCCACTTCGTCATCCTCTTCTTCGACGTGGTCATCATCGTCTTTTCGGTGATCGCATGGCGCAACGTCAAGATGGTTCTTCCCGAAGCCGACTCCGAGATCCGCGTGATCGGGCAGCAGTGGGCCTGGACCTTCCAACACCCCGGACTCGACAACGAGCTCGACACCGAGGACGACATCTTCACCGTCGACGAACTCCACATCGAGGTGGACAAGATCTATCACTTTCACCTCGAATCTCGCGACGCCCTGCACTCCTTCTCCGTTCCCGTGTTTCGCCTTAAGCAGGATGCCATTCCCGGTCGGTCGATCACCGGATGGTTCGAAGCGACGAACACGGGCGAGCACGACATCCAGTGCGCCGAGATCTGCGGCATCGGTCACGGAGTCATGCGGGGGCGCATCCACATCGAGGACGCGAACCGGCACTCCGAGTGGCTCGCCGCGAATTCGACCGGGACCATACCGTAG
- a CDS encoding cbb3-type cytochrome c oxidase subunit I: MADNALHESHDHGPQGILKYLWSTDHKVIAMQYLFTGMAMAVIGGFMAYVFRMQLAFPGISVPGFGQVSAHEYNSLVTNHGSIMIFWVAMPVLIAAFGNFLIPLMIGADDMVFPRINRLSYQIFLVSVIVLLLSLFVEGGGFGGAWTAYPPLSADGDLNQTDLGSTLWLIAVALEFVAFLLGGINFITTLMNSRAPGMKAYDIPLVCWMIVIASILFMLSVGPLIAGAIMLLFDQTIGTGFFDPAAGGDPILWQHLFWFFGHPEVYVVLLPAIGFVIEIVAVFARKKVFGYKLMLYTTVATGVLSFFVWAHHQFVAGIDPRMANVFTITTLLISIPIAELLFVIIATLWGGSIRFTTPMLWALAFMAEFLIGGVTGIFLGASGADIYFHDTYFVLAHFHYTFFPIAIIGTFAAFTYWFPKMFGKMMDDRLGKIHFWGTVIPFNFIFIPLFFLGSFGQHRRISNFEYHPDLNTPFMYDLRELATYSLLVMLAFQFVFFYNCIKSWRSGPKAGKNPWRASTLEWTTPSPPPHGNWLVSELPNVYRGPYEYSNPEHDEDFWPQDKP, translated from the coding sequence ATGGCAGACAACGCCTTGCACGAGAGCCACGATCACGGGCCTCAGGGCATCCTCAAATACCTCTGGTCGACCGACCACAAGGTCATCGCCATGCAGTACCTCTTCACGGGGATGGCGATGGCGGTCATCGGCGGGTTCATGGCTTACGTGTTCCGCATGCAGCTCGCCTTCCCCGGGATCAGCGTCCCCGGGTTCGGGCAGGTGTCGGCGCACGAGTACAACTCCCTGGTCACCAACCACGGTTCGATCATGATCTTCTGGGTGGCGATGCCCGTCCTCATCGCCGCCTTCGGGAACTTCCTCATCCCGCTGATGATCGGCGCGGACGACATGGTCTTCCCGCGGATCAACCGGCTCTCGTACCAGATCTTCCTGGTGAGCGTGATCGTCCTCCTGCTCTCGCTCTTCGTCGAGGGCGGAGGATTCGGAGGGGCGTGGACCGCCTATCCGCCGCTCTCGGCCGACGGGGATCTGAACCAGACCGATCTCGGATCCACCTTGTGGCTCATAGCGGTGGCGCTCGAATTCGTCGCGTTTCTCCTGGGCGGGATCAATTTCATCACCACGCTGATGAACTCGCGGGCCCCGGGCATGAAGGCCTACGACATCCCGCTGGTCTGCTGGATGATCGTCATCGCCAGCATCCTCTTCATGCTCTCGGTCGGGCCGCTCATCGCCGGCGCGATCATGCTTCTCTTCGACCAGACCATCGGCACCGGCTTCTTCGATCCTGCGGCGGGAGGCGATCCGATTCTCTGGCAGCACCTCTTCTGGTTCTTCGGCCACCCCGAGGTCTACGTGGTGCTCCTGCCCGCGATCGGATTCGTGATCGAGATCGTCGCCGTCTTCGCGCGCAAGAAGGTCTTCGGATACAAGCTCATGCTCTACACGACGGTGGCGACCGGCGTGCTCAGCTTCTTCGTCTGGGCCCACCACCAGTTCGTCGCCGGCATCGATCCGCGCATGGCGAACGTCTTCACGATCACCACGCTGCTGATCTCGATACCGATCGCCGAACTTCTCTTCGTCATAATCGCCACCTTGTGGGGCGGCTCGATCCGTTTCACGACCCCCATGCTCTGGGCGCTCGCCTTCATGGCCGAATTCCTGATCGGCGGGGTGACCGGCATCTTCCTGGGCGCCAGCGGCGCGGACATTTACTTCCACGACACCTATTTCGTCCTGGCGCACTTCCATTACACCTTCTTCCCGATAGCCATTATCGGGACCTTCGCCGCGTTCACCTACTGGTTCCCGAAGATGTTCGGGAAAATGATGGACGATCGACTGGGCAAGATCCATTTCTGGGGCACGGTGATCCCTTTCAACTTCATCTTCATCCCGCTTTTCTTCCTGGGATCGTTCGGCCAGCACCGCCGCATAAGCAACTTCGAGTACCACCCCGATCTCAACACGCCTTTCATGTATGACCTGAGGGAGCTCGCCACCTACTCGCTCCTGGTCATGCTCGCCTTCCAATTCGTCTTCTTCTACAACTGCATCAAGAGCTGGCGGAGCGGCCCGAAGGCGGGTAAGAACCCCTGGAGGGCGAGCACGCTCGAGTGGACGACGCCCTCTCCGCCTCCGCACGGCAACTGGCTGGTGTCGGAACTCCCCAACGTGTACCGCGGTCCTTACGAGTATTCGAACCCGGAGCACGACGAGGACTTCTGGCCCCAGGACAAGCCTTAA
- a CDS encoding c-type cytochrome — protein sequence MIHKRLFLLVLLLAAQACELHPEPGIAKGEELFEACSPCHGEAGVGNPDIEAPAIAGLPQWYLEEQLNAFQRRWRGMHHADLAGLRMRPMAETLNKDGDIVSVAEYVASLPPVQPPSTLGGDAGAGAERYATVCATCHGEDGAGDEILHAPPLVNIDDWYLAGELRDYRDGARGADPDDVWGAQMRAQSIALSDQAIRDVVAYIQTLR from the coding sequence ATGATCCACAAGCGCCTCTTCCTCCTCGTCCTCCTCCTCGCCGCCCAGGCGTGCGAGCTCCATCCGGAGCCGGGCATAGCCAAAGGCGAGGAGCTCTTCGAGGCCTGCTCTCCCTGCCACGGCGAAGCCGGTGTCGGCAACCCGGACATCGAGGCGCCGGCGATAGCGGGTCTGCCCCAGTGGTACCTTGAAGAACAGCTCAACGCCTTCCAGCGACGCTGGCGCGGGATGCACCACGCCGATCTGGCGGGGCTGCGCATGCGCCCGATGGCCGAGACCCTCAACAAGGACGGCGACATCGTGTCGGTAGCCGAGTACGTGGCTTCGCTTCCGCCCGTTCAACCGCCGTCCACCCTCGGGGGCGACGCCGGAGCGGGCGCCGAGCGCTACGCTACGGTGTGTGCCACCTGCCACGGTGAAGACGGAGCGGGAGACGAAATCCTGCACGCGCCACCGCTCGTGAACATCGACGACTGGTACCTCGCCGGCGAGCTGAGGGACTACCGGGACGGAGCCCGCGGTGCGGATCCCGACGACGTTTGGGGCGCTCAGATGCGGGCGCAGTCCATAGCTCTCAGCGACCAGGCGATCAGGGACGTGGTCGCGTATATCCAGACCCTCAGATAG
- a CDS encoding cytochrome c oxidase subunit 3: MSAAKPIATQRSATGIPTARLAVWWVLASEVVIFGGVLGSYLMFRIGHPWFGLDAAHTQTWIGAFNTFVLLTSSFTAVLAHQAAERGDGKKAAGFLLLTVGGAATFMIVKAFEWTSEITHGYTIQSSNFWGFYYTAAGIHALHVLAGAIIMLFIAWDAFRGRELHRVETIGIYWHFVDVVWIFLFPLLYIAK; this comes from the coding sequence ATGTCAGCCGCCAAACCTATCGCCACCCAGCGCAGCGCCACCGGCATCCCTACCGCGCGCCTGGCCGTCTGGTGGGTGCTCGCGTCCGAGGTCGTGATCTTCGGGGGCGTGCTGGGCTCCTACCTCATGTTCCGTATCGGCCACCCCTGGTTCGGCCTCGACGCCGCGCACACCCAGACCTGGATCGGAGCCTTCAACACCTTCGTCCTTCTCACCTCCAGCTTCACCGCGGTGCTGGCGCACCAGGCCGCAGAGCGAGGCGACGGCAAGAAGGCGGCGGGCTTTCTGCTGCTGACCGTCGGCGGGGCCGCGACCTTCATGATCGTCAAGGCCTTCGAGTGGACGTCCGAGATCACCCACGGCTACACCATCCAGTCGAGCAATTTCTGGGGCTTCTACTACACGGCTGCGGGGATCCACGCTCTTCACGTGCTCGCAGGAGCGATCATAATGCTCTTTATCGCCTGGGACGCCTTCAGGGGGAGGGAGCTGCACCGCGTCGAGACGATCGGCATTTACTGGCACTTCGTGGACGTGGTCTGGATTTTCCTCTTCCCTCTCCTCTACATCGCGAAGTAG
- a CDS encoding aminotransferase class V-fold PLP-dependent enzyme, translated as MTRTTESETRASGSEAVEPTRTTARESETGPLAGQRDRFALPSDTHFLNCAYMGPLPREAEQAGREALARKRLPTAIVPPGDFWSTSDALRKRFASLVGSDEPERVAIQPGVSYAAACAAKNLPVSRGQNIVLLEEQFPGNVYAWHRLAAESGAELRVVAPGEGGVRGALWNERLLEAVTPETAVVTVPTVHWTDGTQFDLEAVGGRCRRFGAALVVDATQSLGMAPFSVAEVQPDLVVSCSYKWLLGPYSVAFTWMGPRFDDGTPIEETWIGRAGSDDFRRLVNYRAEYRPGAVRYDVAERSNFFLLPIAEASLDLMLGWGASRIEAYCADLTDGLFADLAGDGYEAEGRAWRSSHLFGLRMPAKVDLVELQAELARRRIHVSLRGSALRVSVHVYNDRSDLEALKEVLKPAARG; from the coding sequence ATGACGCGGACGACCGAAAGCGAAACCCGAGCCTCCGGCTCGGAAGCGGTGGAGCCGACGCGGACCACTGCGAGGGAGAGCGAAACAGGCCCGCTGGCCGGCCAGCGCGACCGCTTCGCTCTCCCTTCCGACACGCACTTCCTGAACTGCGCCTACATGGGGCCTCTGCCCCGGGAGGCGGAGCAGGCGGGTCGGGAGGCGCTTGCGCGCAAGCGTCTCCCGACGGCCATCGTCCCGCCGGGCGACTTCTGGTCCACCAGCGACGCGCTGCGGAAGCGGTTCGCGTCGCTGGTGGGCTCGGACGAGCCGGAGCGGGTGGCGATCCAGCCGGGCGTGTCCTACGCCGCGGCCTGCGCGGCGAAGAACCTCCCCGTCTCGAGGGGACAGAACATCGTCCTGCTGGAAGAGCAATTCCCGGGCAACGTCTACGCCTGGCACAGGCTCGCCGCCGAGTCCGGCGCCGAGCTGCGGGTGGTGGCCCCCGGCGAGGGAGGGGTGCGCGGAGCTCTTTGGAACGAGCGGCTCCTGGAGGCCGTCACGCCCGAGACGGCAGTGGTGACGGTGCCCACCGTCCATTGGACCGACGGCACGCAGTTCGACCTGGAAGCCGTGGGCGGCCGGTGTCGGCGTTTCGGCGCGGCCCTGGTGGTGGACGCCACTCAGTCGCTGGGGATGGCGCCCTTCAGCGTCGCCGAGGTGCAGCCCGACCTGGTGGTTTCGTGCAGCTACAAGTGGCTGCTAGGACCGTACTCGGTCGCCTTCACCTGGATGGGGCCGCGCTTCGACGACGGCACACCCATCGAGGAGACCTGGATCGGTCGCGCCGGCAGCGACGACTTCCGGCGTCTGGTCAACTACCGAGCCGAGTACCGGCCCGGAGCGGTCCGTTATGACGTGGCGGAGCGCTCCAATTTCTTCCTGCTGCCCATCGCGGAGGCTTCGCTCGATCTCATGTTGGGTTGGGGCGCGAGCCGGATCGAGGCGTACTGCGCCGATCTGACCGACGGTCTTTTCGCCGATCTGGCCGGGGACGGGTACGAAGCGGAGGGACGAGCGTGGCGCTCTTCCCACCTCTTCGGACTCCGGATGCCGGCCAAGGTGGATCTGGTCGAGCTCCAGGCCGAGCTCGCGCGGAGACGTATCCACGTCTCGCTGCGAGGCTCGGCGTTGCGGGTCTCCGTCCACGTCTACAACGACCGTTCGGATCTCGAGGCGCTGAAGGAAGTTCTCAAGCCGGCGGCGCGGGGTTGA
- a CDS encoding DUF192 domain-containing protein yields MHRTENRSAFVSTGKPKNHLSSWAVLLALATVACGSDAQSGQADGDGAYRPQSAVPDTVRPSGDAPEANRAWVVFSHDDGTADTVVAEIAASPEERQQGLMHRESLAQGAGMLFVFEDSQERSFWMANTYVPLDIAYMDEELTIVSILAMTPLDTNLYPSGAPAMYALEVNQGWFAAQGIEVGDRAEVIRGTRPGS; encoded by the coding sequence ATGCATCGAACCGAAAATCGCTCCGCTTTCGTTTCCACCGGGAAACCTAAGAACCATCTTTCATCCTGGGCGGTCCTGCTCGCTCTCGCGACGGTAGCCTGCGGCTCCGACGCCCAGTCGGGTCAGGCCGACGGAGACGGGGCCTACCGTCCGCAGTCCGCCGTGCCCGACACGGTGAGGCCGAGCGGGGACGCCCCCGAAGCCAATCGTGCCTGGGTCGTCTTCAGCCACGACGACGGAACCGCCGACACGGTTGTCGCCGAGATCGCCGCCAGCCCTGAAGAGCGGCAGCAGGGGCTGATGCACCGTGAGAGCCTCGCCCAAGGCGCCGGCATGCTCTTCGTCTTCGAGGACAGCCAGGAGAGGTCGTTCTGGATGGCCAACACCTACGTCCCGCTCGACATCGCGTACATGGACGAGGAGCTGACCATCGTCAGCATCCTCGCCATGACGCCGCTCGACACCAATCTCTATCCGAGCGGCGCACCGGCGATGTACGCTCTCGAGGTGAACCAGGGCTGGTTCGCCGCCCAGGGGATCGAGGTCGGCGACCGGGCCGAGGTGATCCGCGGAACGAGACCCGGGTCCTGA